CTCGAACTCATTCGCGATCGCGAATGGCTCTTCTTCGAAAATGCTTATCACATCGACACGACACATCTGGCCGCCACAGTTCGCAATGCCCGCGTGCTAACCGACCCCACAGACCTACGGATGGCTCTCGACCTGACCGAATATGGCCGTCGCCTCAGCCAGCAGTTTCAGTATCAAGGCGACGAGCCCTTCGCCGATCAATACCCGTCGAACGCGCTCTATTTTCAATCGCTGCTTGGCGAGAACGTTGACGAAGCCATTGCCTACTTTCAACAGAAGTCCGAACTGCTCGACCCGCAATATCACGGCAGCGTGCCGATTGAAACTTATGTCGAACTCCTCGCGCGATTGAACAAACCAGGCCAGGCGATTGCCGCCGCGATCAAGCTGAATCCCAAAACCGTCGCCCCCATCGGCATGGCACCTTCGCTCATCGAACTGGCTATTCAAGCCAAGCAGTTCGACGCCGTGCTCAGCCACTGCCAAGAGCAGGGGGACATTTTGGGTTATGCGGCCTGCCTGGCTGCGAAGGCGAAGTAAATAATTCAGTTGAAATGCATTCGCAGTATCTGGCTTGAGCGGCAGCGAGTCTTTGCCAGCTAGTCTTGGCCTTCACTGCTGAAAGAAAGTTACTCGCGAGGCTTAGCAATCGAGCCTGTCGAGTTGCAGCGAAGAGCACGACAAGCAAGATGCTTGATTCTCAGTAAAAACTGAACTTCTACTCCTTCAGCCGCCGGTGTTATGTTGCGTATGCCGGCGGCTTGATTTTCGCGAGCGTGCTAGCAATTGGAATGGCAGGGAGCCGTATTATGTCGCGCTGGATGATCGCTGGAATCTTGTTTTTTTTCGCGGCCGACCTCGCGCTGGCTCAGCAGGTGGTGCAACCAGCCGCTTATGACGCGCGGCCCGAATCGACTCCTGCCGATCAGGCCGTCGATGTTCCTCTCGATCAGCTCGGTAAGAAGTTCCGCCTCATCGGTAAGTTGCGCGTGCCGCTGGGCGACGTGGTCAAGGTGCAAGGCATCGTGGTGAATAGCCGGGCAAAGGGGTACGACAGCGGCATCAGCGTGCGGGTTTATCGGGTGAACGGACTGGCCACGCAGGAGTTCATTCAGATCAAGTTGAACGACTACTACGGCCGCGATGAGATTCCGAATCTCGAAGTCGGCAAGGCGTTCGAGTTCGAAGGTTTTGAAACGGGTGGTTTCGTCGGCATCCCGCCTGCAGCTTACAAACGGGCCGGTGCGATATTGGCAACTACCGATCAATACTTCTTGCACGAACTGACCGTCTACGAACAAACCGAAATCAAGCTGCAGCCTTTCTCACCCGCCGACTTCGTCGGACGCGAAGCCCTCATTCAAGGGCAAGCCACCAACGAAGGAGGCTCGGCCTACATCGCCGCTGGGAACTGGCGACTGCTCGTAGACAATGGCACGCCCTGGCCCCGCGCGACCGAAGGCAAAGTGGTCGAAGCCCGCGGCACCATTCGCACGTTGGGCAACAAGACGGGCACTTATCGCCTGGACAAAGGCGGCAAAGGCGCGAGCGCCCGACTCGTTCAACTGGCCGATCAACTGGGCAAGCAAGTAATCTTGCGTGGTACTCTCTCGACCAAAACTGCCGCTCCTTCTTTCTTCTATCGCGGCTCCGAAGTTCACCTCGAAAACGCCGCCAAACTCGCGAGCCAACTAGCAGCCGGTTCCACCACAGTCGAAGTCACCGGCCTCCTCGAACAAGGGCCCGTGAAAGTCGCCTCGCTCGACAGCCTCAACGGTGAGCAGATCATTCACCGCGGCTACATCCTCCGCAAAGCGACCCTCAAGCCCGCCGATGCCCTTTTGGCGATTGAGCGGGCCGAACCGCTGGAGTAGCTCAAAGCGAGTTGCCTCTCGCTCGAATGAAAGCAGGCACCAGCGACTTGTTCTGCATTCTCCGCTGCAAATCTTTCGCGAGTTCCGCAAACATCTCCTGGCACTGCGCGGCGACTTCTTCTGGAGTTTTTGGATTCGCTGCACCGAGCACCGGCAGGCGCTGCCGCCAGCGGAGGTCGTCGAGCAGTTGCGTGCGGAGGAAGTCGAACAGGTCGATGCCAGTGGGTGAGAGGATCCCGATGGAGAGTGACGTCGAGCGCTCGGTCGCGCTGGTGCGGTGCCAGTAGCCGGCAGGAATATAGAGCCAGTCGCCGGCTTGCAGCGTGCAGTGCAGAGCGGGCATGATTTCGCGCTCGTAGCGCATGTCGGCGGGAATCGTCTCGACGAGGGGCCACGGGTTGACTGTGTTCTTCCGCAGCCACCAGTCCTTCGAGCCTTCGGTCTGCAGGATAAAAACCTCTTCGGCATCGTAGTGCCAACTAAAGCCCGGCTGCTCGGCCGGCGTGCAGTAGATGTGTACGTCGATGGGAGCCAAAAACTCGGCTTGAAACTCAGCTGCGATCTTCGCCAGGACCGGGTCGTGCTTGTCGGCATGCCGCAGGCACAGCGTATAGCCCGCCGCGAGCGCCTCTTCGCCCAAGGCGGCACTGTTCACCGGCGGTCCTTCCCACGGTCGCCCCTCGCGCGTGACGAGCAGGTCCAATTCCGGCTGAGGCAAAAGTTGCTGGCAGGTCGTAGCTGCGTCCCAAGCAATTACATCCAGGCAGCCACCCGGTCGGGCGAATGGCGTGCGAAAAAAGTGTTCTTCCAAAAAGGTAGCGGCGGAAACGTCGCCCAGCAGTCGCTGCAAAATCATGCTCGCGGTCCTCCGCCGCCAGCTTAACAAAGGAGTGTGGATCTGTTGCGCGGGCGGTCAAAGTTTGCTCAACATGTTGCTCCTCTGCCCAACTGTCGCCAGGCGAAACTGCAAAACGAGAAGAAACGGCCTGAAATAACCACTATTTCGCCCGTGGTGACAATTGGCACGGCACGTGCAATCTGGGGTGACGCAATTCGCCAGGCGCGAGGCGAAGCAAACTGGTTCTTCAGATCACGCACCGTTCGGGGGTTACAGACATGGCTACGTTAGGTTCAATCATCGTGTGGGCAATCTTCGGTCTCGTGGTTGGGTTGATCGCGCGAATGCTCTATCCCGGTCGCCAATCGATGGGGCTGATGATGACGATGCTGCTCGGCATTGCCGGGTCGCTCGTTGGCGGGTTCATCTCGTGGGGCCTGGGATTCCGGCCCGAAGATGGTGCCTTCCGCGGTGCCGGTTGGATCATGTCGATCGTCGGCGCGCTGATTGTCGTCTGGCTCAGCTTGTATGCTTCGTCGCGCGGCACCGGTAGCTATCGCGGCGCGTAATCTGGCAGCTATTCGCGAAGAACGTTCAGGCCAATAACTCGCGGATGGGTTTGCCCTCCGCGAGTTTGATCGGCCGGCCTTGATCGGAAACGTTTTTCGTTTCCGGATCGATACCTGCCGCTGTGCAGAGTGTGGCGAGTACGTCGCCGACGTCGACTTTCCCTTCTTCGACGGTTTCGCCATCGTCGCTGGTCTGGCCATAAGCCTGGCCACCTTTGATTCCACCTCCCGCGAGCACACACGACCAGGCTGCAGGGAAGTGATCGCGGCCACCTTGCATGTTAATCTTCGGCGTGCGGCCGAATTCGCCAATCCAAAGTATGGTCGTCGAAGCCAGCAGTCCACGGTCCTGCAGTTCTTCCATCAGTGTGCCCCAGCCCGCGTCAAGTTCAGTCGAGAGGGTCTTTACGGCGGCGAAGTTCGCGATGTGCGTATCCCAGCCGATTCGATTCTCGGCCAAGTCGCCCAGCGAGACTTCGACAAACGATACGCCGCGCTCGATCAACCGGCGCGCCATCAAGCAGCCCTGACCGAATCGGCTCCGACCATAGGCGTCGCGAACTGCGGAGGGCTCTTGAGTCAGATCAAAGGCTTCTGCCGCGCGGCTGTCCATCAACTTGAGTGCCCGCTGATAGACCGTGTTCTGAGCTACCGGCACCGGCCCGCGATGCGTGGCGAGAAAACTCGCTTGCAACGACTTCCATAGTTCCAAGCGCTCGTTCATCTCTTGCTTGCTGACGTGAGACGGCGGCACCAGGTCGTCGACCTTCATCTCCGCATAGCTCGCCGTGCCGGGCATCGGTGGCTGCAGTGAATCGTTCGCGCCAACAGTCAAGGGCGAATAACGGGGACCGAGAAAGCCGGGACCAAACGCCTGCGGATTGAACGCCCGATAGGGAGCAATCGCCACATTCTGCGGGACGGCGTCTTCCTCGCTGCCGAGGGCCTTCGATAGCGACGAACCAATGCCCGGATATTGAATCGGCCCTTGGGGTTGATGCCCGGTTCGCATCAAGTAGGTTCCGCGACCGTGATCGCCCTCCTTGGTGCTTAGGCTCCGAATCACCGCCAGGTGATTGGCCAACTTGCCAAGCTTGGGCAAATGCTCGCTGAACTTGAGGCCCGCCGCAGCGGTTGCCACTTCTTTGAACTCGCCGCCGTTGGCATGGCCGGGCTTCATGTCGAAAGTATCGGTCTGCGTGGGGCCGCCCGTCATCCAGAGCACGAGGCAATGCCGCCGAGTCTTCTGCGGTTCCGCCTGCTTAGCGTCTGCTGCGTGCAGGGTCGTTGCCAACCCGCTGCGACTGAAGCCCAACAAGCCCAGCCCGGCTGCCTGCAACCACAGACGTCGCCGTGTGGAAAACTCGGCTGGAAACATCGCGAGCGCTCCGAGAGAGAAGAGTAAGTACCGATCTCACTCTCTATTGGGACCGCTCTGCCGGCGCAATGCAAGTGCCAGCCGTGGAGACGCCCGCAATTCGCCGGGCAATCAAGCCGTGGCAGCGTGCCAGATCCAAAGGGCGAGCAGGCCGATGACGGAGGCGAAGACGGCTTGATACTCGCGATTGTAGAGCCACTGGCGAAACGAGAAGCCGACGAGGTTCGGTCGGCTCCAACGCGGGATGAAGCGGGGCGTCGATTGTTCGTAAGCTTGCCACGCATCGGGAAAGTTGCGGGCCATGTGAATCTCTTCTTGCCGCACTTTGTTCAGGTACATCGCCAGCAGCGGGCCGAGGACCATCCACATGGCGATCCAGTCGCGCAAGAGAATGCTAAAGCCGAGCATCATCAGGAACGAGCCGATGTAGAGCGGATTGCGCACCAGGCCATAGGGGCCCGACTTGGTGATTTCCGAAGATTTGTGCAGGGTGCCGGCAGCCCACGAACGAACAAACAGGCCGATCAACAACAGTGCTTCACCCGCGAGCGTGGCCCAGTTGGTGAGATTGAGCACATCGCAGGGACGCGATTTCCAAAGGAGCACATCGCACACGATGAGTGTGGTGAAGACCACCAGCGTCACGCCCATCCGCCGCCTGGTCGCCAGCTGAAAGGCCACGTGCCACCAGCGGCGGGACAAAGTACCCCACGAGGGATTGCTGACTGCTTCGTTAGCGGGTGCCGCTGCGGAGTTCATGGGGCAGGCTTTCACTTGAACCGCGGGACAGGTACAGCTGCGGGCATGACATCATTTCAATGACATTGCGGGCGGATATATCTCAATTAGTTCGCAGGAAAACAAGTTCAATCCGGCTGCCCTTGATAAAATCAGGAGGGGCAGCGCACTCGGCAGGTTAGGTATCAACAACGGAGCACGCGTTGCTATCGTCGTCACGCTACTTTCATCGGCGCTGCTTCCCGCTGGCATGCAGATTGTTTCGCGATCTGCGCATATTCCCCCGCCCTCCAATTAGGTTGTTGTTGAGCGCGGGGGTGGCTTTTAGAATTAGCGACGTAAACCCCACCGTTATTTCCCAGTGCTCAACCCATTGCGCTCGCCCAGGATCGATATGTCCGCCACCCCACCCACGATTCGCTTCATCATGCTGGGCGGCTTTCTCGGAGCCGGCAAAACCACGGCCATCGGTCGCCTGGCGTGGCACTATCAGAGTCAGGGGCTGAAAGTGGGGATTGTGACGAACGATCAGGCCACCGACCTGGTCGATACGCAAAGCTTGCGAGCCCAGGGTTTTGAAGTGGGAGAAGTTCCCGGGGCTTGCTTCTGCTGCAACTTCAACGCGTTGACGAAGACGGTGGCAGACCTGAGCGCCGACGAGCGGCCCGATGTCATCCTGGCCGAGCCCGTGGGAAGTTGCACCGACCTGGTCGCCACTGTCATTCGTCCCCTGCAACAACTGTTTGCCGCTCACTTCGATGTCGCGCCTTACGGAGTGCTGCTGAAGCCCAGTCACGGTGGGCGCATCTTGCGGAACGATGCCCGCGCCGGTTTCTCGCCGCAGGCGGCCTACATCTTTCGCAAGCAATTAGAAGAAGCCGATTTCATCGTCATCAATCGCGTCGATCAACTCCCGCCAGCAGAAGTCGAAGAGTTGACTCGGCTGTTAAACTCCGCTTATCCCGGCACACCGGTGCTGCGAACATCGGCCCAGTCGGGCGAGGGCTTTCCGGCGCTCGTCGAACTGGTCGATCAGAAAGGGCGGTTCGGTCAGCGGAAGATGGAGCTTGACTATGACGTGTATGCTGCCGGCGAAGCGGAACTCGGTTGGCTCAATAGTAGCCTGAAGATTTCTTCGAACGAGCTCATCGATCTCGATCGCCTGCTGATGGAGATTGTGACGACCCTGGAAGCTTCGTTCCGCGAGCTTAACGTCGAAACAGCTCACCTGAAAACGATTGGCCTGGCTGATGGCGTGTATGCCGTTGCCAATCTGGTAAGCAGTTTTTCGGCACCAGAGTTGTCGCTCCCCTCGAAGGCGAAAGTGCGCGAGGCGCAGGTGATCGTCAACGCGCGGGTGGCGACGTTGCCCGCGGTGCTGACGGAGCAAGTTGCTGCGGCCCTGGAAAAGGTTTTCCTGCAGCATCGGGCTACATTGCACGTGCAGCAGACGCAATCGTTCCAGCCCGGGCGGCCAGTGCCGACGCACCGGCTGGAACCCAGCCCGCAGTAGTTGCTACTTGGGCGAGTAGGCTTCGGCGAAGCTCTTCTTCTCGGCTTCGGCCCGTTCGACTTGTTCTTGAGCTTCGGCCAGTGCGGCCTGAGCATCAGCAGCGGCCTTGGCCTTGGCTGCCAGGGCATCGTCGATTGCCTTCTGATCGGCTTGGACCTTAGCAAGTTCTGCTTGCAAGGCGGCGAGCTTATCGGCGACGGCCTTGGTCGCAGCTGCTTTTTCAGCAGCTTGCGTTGAGAGAGCATTGCGCTCCGATTCGGCCTGCGTGGCCACCGTCGACTTGGCGGCCACTTGCTGCTGAGCCTGCTGCGCTGCTGCGGCCAGTTTGGCGTTCATGCTTTCGAAGGCCTCACGATCGGCCTGTGTCTTCGCCACTGCGGCAGTGGCAGCAGTCACCGCTTGCTGGGCGGCTTCGACGGCGACCTTCTTGGGAGCGGCAGCGGTTTCGAGATCGGCTTTCTCTTTGGTGAGCTTGTCGATTTCGGCCTTGAAGCCAGCCAGTTGGTCGATGGCGGCCTTGTGGGCAGCGGTGGCCGTTTCGACTTGCTTCTTGGCAGCAGCCGCTTGTTGCTTGGCGGCTTCCAGAGCGGCGGTCTCGGCGGCGACAGCGGCGGCCATCTTGGTCGCCGCTTCGGCTTTCATCGTTGCTGCGGCAACAGCCTGTACCCGTTCGGCTTCGACCTTGGCCGCAGCAGCGGCGCTGGCAGTCGCTTTTTCGGTGAGTGCAGGAGCTTCTGCTGCTTTGTCAGTCGTCGCCTTCTCGGCAGCCGCTTTGTCGGCCGCAGCTAGATCAGCAGCGGTCTTTACAGCCGCGGTCTTTTCGACCGCGACTTTATCCGCGGCAGCCCTTTCGTCCGTGGAGAGCTTGGCAGCCGCTTGAGCGTCCGCAAGTTTCTTCGTTTGAGGATCGATGGTGGCAGCCGATGTCTCCACGAGCTTAGCTGCGGCCAAACGATCTTGTTCGAGCTTGGCAATCGCGGCGACATGCGCCGTGTGCTTGTCGGCTGCAATCTTGAGCGCAGCGTCCTTATCGGCAACGAGCTTCGTTGCGGCAGCCAATTCCGCCTGAGCCTGCGTGAGCGCGGCTTGCTTCACCGGAACCGCAGCTTGCGCGGCGGCGAGTGCCTGATCGAGCGGCAATGGATTCGGAGCCAGGACGTACAACTCTTTGGCTTCCGTGGCATCCCAGGCCTTCAAGTTGCCGAGCCAATCGCCACCGAGAACACGCTTGCCGTCGTAGGCCATCACAGCCTGCAGAGCCAGTTCGGGGAAGTTCGGATAAGTCTTGATCGCCGCCCCATCGCCGCCCCACAGCTTCACGCTCTTATCGCGGCCAGCAGTGGCGATGCGACCATCCTGCGCATAGTTCACACTGAAGACACCGCCAGCATGAGCGGGCCAATTCTTGAT
Above is a window of Anatilimnocola aggregata DNA encoding:
- a CDS encoding JmjC domain-containing protein; protein product: MILQRLLGDVSAATFLEEHFFRTPFARPGGCLDVIAWDAATTCQQLLPQPELDLLVTREGRPWEGPPVNSAALGEEALAAGYTLCLRHADKHDPVLAKIAAEFQAEFLAPIDVHIYCTPAEQPGFSWHYDAEEVFILQTEGSKDWWLRKNTVNPWPLVETIPADMRYEREIMPALHCTLQAGDWLYIPAGYWHRTSATERSTSLSIGILSPTGIDLFDFLRTQLLDDLRWRQRLPVLGAANPKTPEEVAAQCQEMFAELAKDLQRRMQNKSLVPAFIRARGNSL
- a CDS encoding GlsB/YeaQ/YmgE family stress response membrane protein; the encoded protein is MATLGSIIVWAIFGLVVGLIARMLYPGRQSMGLMMTMLLGIAGSLVGGFISWGLGFRPEDGAFRGAGWIMSIVGALIVVWLSLYASSRGTGSYRGA
- a CDS encoding DUF1501 domain-containing protein → MFPAEFSTRRRLWLQAAGLGLLGFSRSGLATTLHAADAKQAEPQKTRRHCLVLWMTGGPTQTDTFDMKPGHANGGEFKEVATAAAGLKFSEHLPKLGKLANHLAVIRSLSTKEGDHGRGTYLMRTGHQPQGPIQYPGIGSSLSKALGSEEDAVPQNVAIAPYRAFNPQAFGPGFLGPRYSPLTVGANDSLQPPMPGTASYAEMKVDDLVPPSHVSKQEMNERLELWKSLQASFLATHRGPVPVAQNTVYQRALKLMDSRAAEAFDLTQEPSAVRDAYGRSRFGQGCLMARRLIERGVSFVEVSLGDLAENRIGWDTHIANFAAVKTLSTELDAGWGTLMEELQDRGLLASTTILWIGEFGRTPKINMQGGRDHFPAAWSCVLAGGGIKGGQAYGQTSDDGETVEEGKVDVGDVLATLCTAAGIDPETKNVSDQGRPIKLAEGKPIRELLA
- a CDS encoding methyltransferase family protein yields the protein MNSAAAPANEAVSNPSWGTLSRRWWHVAFQLATRRRMGVTLVVFTTLIVCDVLLWKSRPCDVLNLTNWATLAGEALLLIGLFVRSWAAGTLHKSSEITKSGPYGLVRNPLYIGSFLMMLGFSILLRDWIAMWMVLGPLLAMYLNKVRQEEIHMARNFPDAWQAYEQSTPRFIPRWSRPNLVGFSFRQWLYNREYQAVFASVIGLLALWIWHAATA
- a CDS encoding GTP-binding protein; translated protein: MSATPPTIRFIMLGGFLGAGKTTAIGRLAWHYQSQGLKVGIVTNDQATDLVDTQSLRAQGFEVGEVPGACFCCNFNALTKTVADLSADERPDVILAEPVGSCTDLVATVIRPLQQLFAAHFDVAPYGVLLKPSHGGRILRNDARAGFSPQAAYIFRKQLEEADFIVINRVDQLPPAEVEELTRLLNSAYPGTPVLRTSAQSGEGFPALVELVDQKGRFGQRKMELDYDVYAAGEAELGWLNSSLKISSNELIDLDRLLMEIVTTLEASFRELNVETAHLKTIGLADGVYAVANLVSSFSAPELSLPSKAKVREAQVIVNARVATLPAVLTEQVAAALEKVFLQHRATLHVQQTQSFQPGRPVPTHRLEPSPQ
- a CDS encoding WD40 domain-containing protein — encoded protein: MARLSLLVQSLGSVALFGGALVASACAQAPAKPAEPTVAKITYEDHIRPIFRDHCFACHAQDRAKGGLVLDSYAKTMEGGSSGEVVIAGDTGSSRLFALTSHSEEPKMPPMQDKLAVAKLDLLSKWIDQGALENSGSKANIKKKNNLALASVSASGKPEGPIAMPEGLLKQPVLFTQRPGAITALATSPWAPLAAVAGQKQVSLYNTDTAELLGVLPFPEGIPNVLQFSRNGSVLLVGGGRGGHSGLVVLFDVKTGKRIAKVGEELDAVLAADINNTHSLVALGGPSKIVRVYSTETGQLLHEVKKHTDWVQAVRFSPDGVLLATGDRSGGLFVWEGETAREYLGLRGHTGAINSVSWRPDSNLLASGSEDGTVRLWEMNDGNSIKNWPAHAGGVFSVNYAQDGRIATAGRDKSVKLWGGDGAAIKTYPNFPELALQAVMAYDGKRVLGGDWLGNLKAWDATEAKELYVLAPNPLPLDQALAAAQAAVPVKQAALTQAQAELAAATKLVADKDAALKIAADKHTAHVAAIAKLEQDRLAAAKLVETSAATIDPQTKKLADAQAAAKLSTDERAAADKVAVEKTAAVKTAADLAAADKAAAEKATTDKAAEAPALTEKATASAAAAAKVEAERVQAVAAATMKAEAATKMAAAVAAETAALEAAKQQAAAAKKQVETATAAHKAAIDQLAGFKAEIDKLTKEKADLETAAAPKKVAVEAAQQAVTAATAAVAKTQADREAFESMNAKLAAAAQQAQQQVAAKSTVATQAESERNALSTQAAEKAAATKAVADKLAALQAELAKVQADQKAIDDALAAKAKAAADAQAALAEAQEQVERAEAEKKSFAEAYSPK